In Falco biarmicus isolate bFalBia1 chromosome 6, bFalBia1.pri, whole genome shotgun sequence, the following are encoded in one genomic region:
- the LOC130151622 gene encoding proline-rich protein 18-like isoform X1 → MGLQPRRAAGPCPPAGRCAALPGARPAAPWARGEEPEGAPGRTASLPPLLPAPAARAQPRKAAAAPKKAAARPAEEKAARKARGAPPERAGPLSSSWPCSSLQRRPPAERGSRPPAAPPQPRGRPGAPGAASRSCESLGGAAGEPALRFSLSLPPEAIRVLQRRNLERQRGQPAPSPGGRAAPARRGARAGGGDLRALLKISLLNDRHRYDDEEYEEEEAAAAGAAVDEGLVRKCTEWLRGVESAAGRDRPDRLETLPHLGTL, encoded by the coding sequence atggggctgcagccccggcGCGCCGCGGGGCCCTGCCCGCCCGCGGGGAGATGCGCCGCCCTGCCCGGagcgcgccccgccgccccctggGCCCGCGGCGAGGAGCCGGAGGGAGCGCCCGGCCGCACCGCCTCCCTGCCGCCCCTcctgccggcccccgccgcccgggcgCAGCCCAGGAAAGCGGCGGCGGCCCCCAAGAAGGCAGCGGCTCGGCCCGCGGAGGAGAAGGCGGCGCGGAAGGCGCGGGGGGCGCCCCCGGAGCGGGCGgggcccctctccagctcctggccctgctcctcGCTGCAGCGCCGGCCGCCGGCCGAGCGGGGGTCgcggccgccggccgccccgccgcagccgcggggccgcccgggggcgccgggggccgCCAGCCGCTCCTGCGAGAGCctcggcggggcggcgggggagccgGCGCTGCGCTTCTCGCTGAGCCTGCCCCCGGAGGCCATCCGGGTGCTGCAGCGCCGCAACCTGGAGCGGCAGCGGGGGCagcccgccccctcccccggcggCAGagcggccccggcgcggcgcggcgcccgggcgggcggcggcgacCTGCGCGCTCTGCTGAAGATTTCGCTGCTCAACGACCGGCACCGCTACGACGACGAGGAGtacgaggaggaggaggcggcggcggcgggggccgcggtGGACGAGGGGCTGGTACGGAAATGCACCGAGTGGCTGCGCGGCGTGGAGAGCGCGGCCGGGCGCGACCGCCCCGACAGGCTGGAGACGCTGCCGCACCTGGGCACCCTCTGA